Proteins encoded in a region of the Marmota flaviventris isolate mMarFla1 chromosome 3, mMarFla1.hap1, whole genome shotgun sequence genome:
- the Scrg1 gene encoding scrapie-responsive protein 1, with protein MKFMVLVTVGITLLLGVQAMPSNRLSCYRKILKDRNCHNLPEGVADLTQMDVNVHDHFWDRNGCEMICYCNFSELLCCPRDIFFGPKISFVIPCNNH; from the exons ATGAAATTTATGGTACTTGTCACTGTTGGGATAACTTTGCTGCTAGGAGTCCAAGCCATGCCTTCAAATCGCTTGTCTTGCTACAGAAAGATACTAAAAGATCGCAACTGTCACAACCTTCCAGAAGGAGTGGCTGACCTGACACAGATGGATGTAAATGTCCACGACCATTTCTGGGATAGGAATGGATGTGAGATGATCTGTTACTGCAATTTCAGTGAATTGCTCTGTTGCCCAAG agatatCTTCTTTGGACCAAAGATCTCTTTTGTAATCCCTTGCAACAATCACTGA